Proteins encoded in a region of the bacterium genome:
- a CDS encoding alpha/beta fold hydrolase, giving the protein MKSLKSRPLFYFLMVTAWGLVLPAPDSLAKAKACNKQPTGVFSEEIFLNVVTENLPDETLNGQQVQMRVHHVGPVYAQGKCPNVHNYAAVLVHGRSAPGSPSFDLRMAPTTEDPTGGRLSAQEALAKAGIDSFAPDLLGYGRSWRGPLDDPCNASLPACVALNSDGTCPANAPFLIPPTPINPQFCSPVAVGCDRTRNPVFPLNQQANKPVGLGVNPGLPLCEHSSPYHFANPDVFAGNILDVIDLAIAEARPQGGKVVLLGYSFGGPSVGRTLYLLGEDAGHKVRRAVFMASLFNLFPANPPVLINLPTEEKDLSELERSTSFPLSLGNPAGWTGVGSREAFCTGRITTDVIDNFWDQILALDDLAIAWGGTVPNVYDENGELVQNNATGLLRSPTFTRNGWNPEVAHTVTLPTLIMHGLDDGVALPGNSDNMFDELTSVDNKLLVQLECSSHQFIGESCSGTRCDDQNPNTTPYGQSVDEPAWKGPHQTIAAALIEWVKYGTFNESECGHFVVNASGVANEVPTANCPAP; this is encoded by the coding sequence ATGAAATCACTGAAATCTCGCCCATTATTCTACTTTCTCATGGTGACGGCTTGGGGCTTGGTCCTGCCGGCGCCGGATAGCCTTGCCAAGGCGAAAGCCTGTAACAAGCAACCGACCGGCGTCTTTTCCGAAGAAATCTTCCTCAACGTTGTCACCGAAAACTTGCCGGATGAGACCTTGAATGGACAGCAGGTGCAAATGCGCGTCCATCATGTTGGACCGGTCTATGCCCAGGGGAAATGCCCGAACGTGCACAATTACGCCGCCGTGCTGGTCCATGGTCGAAGCGCTCCGGGCTCCCCCTCCTTCGATTTAAGAATGGCGCCTACCACCGAAGATCCGACCGGCGGCCGGCTCAGCGCCCAAGAAGCCTTGGCCAAAGCGGGCATCGACAGCTTCGCCCCCGATCTATTGGGTTATGGGAGATCCTGGCGAGGCCCACTCGACGATCCCTGCAATGCGAGCCTTCCGGCCTGCGTGGCGCTCAACTCCGACGGCACCTGTCCAGCCAACGCACCGTTTCTGATCCCGCCGACTCCGATCAATCCCCAATTCTGCTCGCCGGTGGCGGTGGGCTGTGATCGGACCCGAAACCCGGTTTTCCCGCTCAATCAACAAGCGAACAAGCCAGTGGGCCTCGGCGTCAATCCCGGCCTGCCCTTATGCGAACACTCCAGCCCTTATCATTTCGCCAATCCCGATGTTTTTGCGGGCAACATCTTGGATGTCATCGATTTGGCCATTGCCGAAGCCCGGCCCCAAGGCGGCAAGGTCGTCTTGCTTGGCTATTCTTTCGGGGGACCCAGCGTGGGCCGGACCCTTTACCTGCTGGGCGAAGATGCCGGGCATAAGGTGAGGCGGGCGGTGTTCATGGCCTCGCTCTTCAACCTGTTCCCCGCCAATCCGCCGGTCCTCATCAACTTGCCAACCGAGGAGAAGGACTTGTCGGAGCTGGAAAGATCGACCTCCTTTCCCTTGTCGTTGGGAAATCCCGCTGGTTGGACTGGGGTCGGTTCCCGCGAGGCCTTTTGCACCGGACGGATCACCACCGATGTCATCGATAATTTCTGGGATCAGATCTTGGCGCTCGACGATCTGGCCATCGCCTGGGGAGGGACTGTACCAAACGTTTATGACGAGAACGGGGAGCTGGTCCAAAACAACGCCACCGGTCTCCTGCGCTCGCCCACCTTCACTCGCAATGGTTGGAATCCCGAAGTGGCCCACACTGTCACCCTACCAACCCTCATTATGCACGGCCTCGACGACGGGGTCGCCCTGCCGGGGAATTCGGACAATATGTTCGACGAGCTGACCTCGGTCGATAACAAGCTGCTGGTACAGCTGGAATGCTCGAGCCACCAATTCATTGGGGAAAGCTGCAGCGGCACTCGTTGCGACGACCAAAATCCAAATACCACGCCTTACGGTCAATCCGTTGACGAGCCCGCTTGGAAGGGGCCGCATCAGACCATCGCCGCAGCCCTGATCGAATGGGTCAAGTACGGCACCTTCAACGAATCCGAATGCGGCCACTTCGTCGTCAACGCCAGCGGCGTGGCCAACGAGGTCCCGACCGCGAATTGCCCGGCCCCCTGA
- a CDS encoding LssY C-terminal domain-containing protein — MTFFRRHHRTFFRIALSLLPLYGLVAYLLLPLVWKEYERQPAMRASPGLTRTAEGIPGDPINVGFHGHERALVQAMEAGGWRRAKPLDAKTILEMGESLARDRPDPQAPVSPLYLFGRKEDLAFEKEAGPTLTHRHHVRFWRADVLGFGDRPFWVGSASFDRSVGFSRYTGQILHHIDPDLDAERNRLFEDLIGAGRLDEVFRVSGIGPTFHGRNGEGDWYYTDGEVLIGLLRPAEAPSAPPAQVRDPAAGSFRQGLWSGLRRLFHAFDIF; from the coding sequence ATGACCTTTTTCAGACGCCATCACCGGACCTTTTTTCGAATCGCCCTGAGCCTGCTTCCGCTCTATGGCCTGGTGGCCTATTTGTTGCTCCCCTTGGTTTGGAAGGAATACGAGCGCCAACCGGCCATGCGGGCCTCGCCCGGTCTCACCCGGACCGCCGAGGGAATCCCCGGCGACCCCATCAACGTCGGTTTCCATGGTCATGAGCGGGCCCTGGTCCAAGCCATGGAGGCGGGCGGCTGGCGGCGAGCCAAGCCGCTCGACGCCAAGACCATTTTGGAAATGGGTGAATCCCTGGCCCGCGACCGCCCCGATCCCCAAGCCCCGGTCAGCCCGCTTTACCTCTTTGGCCGCAAGGAGGACTTGGCTTTCGAAAAAGAAGCCGGCCCCACCCTGACCCACCGCCATCACGTCCGCTTCTGGCGAGCCGATGTCCTGGGCTTCGGCGACAGGCCTTTCTGGGTCGGCTCGGCCAGCTTCGACCGCTCGGTGGGCTTCAGCCGCTACACCGGTCAAATCCTCCACCACATCGACCCCGACCTCGACGCCGAGCGCAACCGGCTCTTCGAGGACCTGATCGGAGCCGGAAGGCTGGACGAGGTGTTTCGGGTCAGCGGGATCGGACCCACCTTCCATGGCCGCAATGGCGAAGGCGATTGGTATTATACCGACGGCGAGGTTCTGATCGGCCTCTTGCGGCCGGCCGAGGCCCCCTCGGCCCCGCCCGCCCAAGTCCGCGATCCGGCGGCCGGCAGCTTCCGCCAGGGCCTCTGGTCCGGCCTCCGCCGCCTCTTCCATGCTTTCGACATTTTTTAG
- a CDS encoding TIGR01777 family oxidoreductase — protein sequence MKILITGSHGMVGSALAERLKAQGHEILCLVRHKANASRGEAYWNAEGGSVDKTGVDVLAPEAVISLAGENIASGRWTQERKRRIRDSRVNGTRALSEALAHLQVKPKVFLCASAVGYFGSRGDEKLTEASPPGHGFLAEVCQEWEAATKTSAEAGIRTANLRFGVILSRSGGMLKKILLPFKLGVGGIIGSGRQYMSWITLEDVVGAIEFALQNSSLQGPVNTVAPEAVTNREFTKALGRKLWRPTCLPLPASTARMVFGEMADEMLLASARVVPEKLEKAGFRFKHPDLKGALKSLL from the coding sequence ATGAAAATCCTTATTACCGGTTCCCACGGCATGGTCGGCTCGGCCCTGGCCGAACGTTTGAAGGCCCAAGGTCACGAGATCCTCTGTCTGGTCCGGCATAAAGCCAATGCCTCGCGCGGCGAAGCCTATTGGAACGCCGAAGGCGGCAGCGTCGACAAGACCGGCGTCGATGTCCTGGCGCCGGAAGCCGTCATCAGCTTGGCCGGCGAGAACATCGCTTCCGGCCGCTGGACCCAGGAGCGCAAGCGCCGGATCCGCGACAGCCGGGTCAACGGGACCCGCGCCCTCTCCGAAGCCCTGGCCCATCTTCAGGTAAAGCCCAAGGTCTTCCTCTGCGCCTCGGCAGTCGGCTATTTCGGCAGCCGCGGCGACGAAAAGCTCACCGAGGCCTCCCCGCCGGGGCACGGCTTTCTGGCCGAGGTTTGCCAGGAATGGGAAGCCGCGACCAAGACCTCGGCCGAAGCCGGCATACGCACGGCCAACCTTCGCTTCGGCGTGATCCTCTCCCGCAGCGGCGGGATGCTGAAAAAGATCCTGCTGCCTTTCAAGCTGGGCGTCGGCGGGATCATCGGAAGCGGCCGCCAGTACATGTCTTGGATCACCTTGGAAGACGTGGTCGGCGCCATCGAGTTCGCCCTCCAAAATTCCAGCCTCCAAGGTCCGGTCAACACCGTGGCCCCCGAGGCCGTGACCAACCGCGAGTTCACCAAGGCCTTGGGTCGGAAGCTTTGGCGTCCGACCTGCTTGCCCTTGCCGGCCTCGACCGCCCGCATGGTTTTTGGCGAGATGGCCGATGAGATGCTTTTGGCCAGCGCTCGGGTCGTCCCCGAAAAGCTGGAGAAGGCCGGTTTCCGCTTCAAGCATCCCGATTTGAAAGGCGCGCTGAAATCGCTGCTCTAA
- the uvrA gene encoding excinuclease ABC subunit UvrA — MEPQAIVVKGARQHNLKNIDVHIPRNKLVVITGLSGSGKSSLAFDTLYAEGQRRYVESLSAYARQFLEQMGKPEVDTIEGLSPAISIEQKTISHNPRSTVGTVTEIYDYFRLLFARVGTPTCYVCGKEIQAQTVTQMVDQLLKLPEGTKIHLLAPLVRGRKGEYGQMLQGLRGKGFVRVKIDGQTYVLGEEPALDKKKKHDIDLFVDRLVVNAGAKSRLAESLETALKFGEGIAKVEFLPEAGKPAAPSLLFSENFACIDCGVSFAEISPRLFSFNNPHGACPDCKGLGCTMIFDPDLVVPNRSLTLAQGAIAPWFSKTGNYYSSLLASLAKHYGFKTDLPFEKLAKKHQEAILHGSKGEEIRYVYERDGGRRTYTAPFEGVLANLKRRYDETESDWMRQELEKYMAFQDCATCGGSRLKKEATAVKIQGKAIHEVTALSVKQCLETMAHLKLGKKEAQIAERILKEIHERLTFLHNVGLDYLTLDRRSGTLSGGEGQRIRLATQIGSSLVGVLYILDEPSIGLHQRDNSKLLETLKRLRDLGNTVLVVEHDEETILESDFVIDMGPGAGVEGGYVVAEGTPAEILANPSSVTGDFLSGRKSIALPGQRRAGNGLSLTLSGASANNLRQLTVEVPLATLTCVTGVSGSGKSTLVNDTLYKALAQRLHQGREAPGKFKELQGVEHIDKVINIDQTPIGRTPRSNPATYTGLFTLVRDLFSELNEAKMRGYKPGRFSFNVKGGRCEACEGDGMIKIEMHFLPDIYVECEECKGRRYNRETLEVLYKGKSIADVLKMTATQAMEFFTNVPTIKRKLKTLVDVGLGYIELGQSATTLSGGEAQRIKLSRELSKIATGRTFYILDEPTTGLHFADIHCLLEVLQRLVEAGNTVLVIEHNLDVIKTADHLIDLGPEGGDEGGGIVAVGNPEEVAANPKSYTGQYLKKILEKEAQRRQQKKKRAVS, encoded by the coding sequence ATGGAACCCCAAGCGATTGTCGTCAAAGGCGCCCGCCAGCACAATCTCAAGAACATCGACGTCCACATCCCGCGGAATAAGCTGGTGGTGATCACCGGCCTCTCGGGCTCGGGCAAGTCCTCGCTCGCTTTCGACACCCTTTACGCCGAAGGCCAACGGCGCTACGTCGAGTCGCTCTCGGCCTATGCCCGGCAGTTCCTCGAGCAGATGGGCAAGCCCGAGGTCGACACCATCGAAGGCCTTTCGCCGGCGATCTCGATCGAGCAGAAGACGATCAGCCACAACCCCCGTTCGACGGTCGGCACCGTCACCGAGATTTACGACTACTTCCGCCTGCTCTTCGCCCGAGTCGGGACTCCGACCTGTTACGTCTGCGGCAAAGAGATTCAGGCTCAGACCGTGACCCAGATGGTCGACCAGCTGCTCAAGCTTCCCGAGGGCACCAAGATCCACCTGCTGGCCCCGCTGGTGCGGGGCCGGAAGGGCGAGTACGGGCAAATGCTCCAGGGCCTGCGCGGCAAGGGCTTCGTCCGGGTCAAGATCGACGGCCAGACCTACGTCCTGGGCGAGGAGCCGGCGCTGGACAAGAAAAAGAAGCACGACATCGATCTCTTCGTCGACCGGCTGGTGGTCAATGCCGGCGCCAAGAGCCGGCTGGCCGAATCGCTGGAGACCGCGCTCAAGTTCGGCGAGGGAATCGCCAAGGTCGAGTTCCTGCCCGAGGCCGGCAAGCCGGCGGCGCCCTCGCTGCTCTTCAGCGAGAATTTCGCCTGCATCGATTGCGGCGTCAGCTTCGCCGAGATCAGCCCCCGGCTCTTCAGCTTCAACAATCCCCATGGCGCCTGCCCCGACTGCAAGGGCTTGGGCTGCACGATGATCTTCGACCCCGACTTAGTCGTGCCGAACCGGTCGCTGACCCTGGCCCAAGGCGCCATCGCCCCCTGGTTTTCGAAGACGGGCAACTACTATTCCAGCCTGCTGGCCTCGCTGGCCAAGCATTACGGCTTCAAGACCGACCTACCCTTCGAAAAGCTGGCCAAGAAGCACCAAGAGGCCATCCTTCACGGCTCGAAGGGCGAGGAGATCCGCTACGTCTACGAGCGTGACGGCGGTCGCCGGACCTACACCGCTCCTTTCGAGGGCGTGCTGGCCAACCTGAAGCGGCGCTACGATGAGACCGAGAGCGATTGGATGCGCCAAGAGCTCGAGAAGTACATGGCCTTTCAGGATTGCGCGACTTGCGGCGGCAGCCGGCTGAAGAAGGAAGCCACCGCGGTCAAGATCCAGGGGAAGGCGATCCACGAGGTCACGGCGCTCTCGGTGAAGCAATGCCTCGAAACGATGGCTCACTTGAAGCTCGGCAAGAAGGAGGCGCAGATCGCCGAGCGCATCCTCAAGGAGATCCACGAGCGGCTGACCTTCCTCCACAATGTCGGACTCGACTATCTGACGCTGGATCGGCGCAGCGGCACCCTCTCCGGCGGCGAGGGCCAGCGGATCCGCCTCGCCACCCAGATCGGCTCCTCGCTGGTCGGCGTGCTTTATATCTTGGACGAACCCAGCATCGGCTTGCACCAGCGCGACAACTCCAAGCTGCTCGAAACGCTGAAGCGGCTGCGCGACCTCGGCAACACCGTCCTGGTCGTCGAGCACGACGAGGAGACGATCCTCGAATCCGATTTCGTGATCGACATGGGGCCGGGCGCCGGCGTCGAGGGCGGCTACGTCGTCGCCGAGGGCACTCCGGCCGAGATCTTGGCCAATCCGTCCTCGGTCACCGGCGACTTTCTTTCCGGCCGCAAGAGCATCGCCCTGCCCGGCCAGCGCCGGGCCGGCAACGGCCTGAGCCTAACCCTGAGCGGCGCCAGCGCCAACAACCTGCGGCAGTTGACCGTCGAGGTTCCCTTGGCCACCTTGACCTGCGTCACCGGCGTTTCCGGCTCCGGCAAATCCACCTTGGTCAACGACACTCTCTACAAGGCCCTGGCTCAGCGCCTCCACCAAGGCCGGGAAGCTCCCGGCAAATTCAAGGAGCTGCAGGGCGTCGAGCACATCGACAAGGTCATCAACATCGACCAAACGCCGATCGGCCGGACGCCCCGGAGCAATCCGGCGACCTACACCGGCCTTTTCACCTTGGTTCGGGACCTGTTCAGCGAATTGAACGAGGCCAAGATGCGGGGCTACAAGCCCGGCCGCTTCTCCTTCAACGTCAAGGGCGGCCGCTGCGAGGCCTGCGAGGGCGACGGGATGATCAAGATCGAGATGCACTTTTTGCCCGACATCTACGTCGAGTGCGAGGAGTGCAAGGGCCGGCGCTACAACCGCGAGACCCTCGAGGTGCTCTACAAGGGCAAATCGATCGCCGACGTCCTCAAGATGACCGCGACCCAGGCGATGGAGTTCTTCACCAACGTCCCGACGATCAAGCGCAAGCTCAAGACCCTGGTCGACGTCGGCCTGGGCTACATCGAGCTCGGCCAGTCGGCGACGACGCTCTCCGGCGGCGAGGCCCAGCGGATCAAGCTCTCCCGGGAGCTGAGCAAGATCGCCACCGGCCGGACCTTCTACATCCTGGACGAGCCGACCACCGGCCTCCACTTCGCCGACATCCATTGCCTGCTCGAGGTGTTGCAACGCCTGGTTGAGGCCGGCAATACCGTGCTGGTGATCGAGCACAATCTCGACGTGATCAAGACCGCCGACCATCTCATCGACTTGGGGCCGGAGGGCGGCGATGAAGGCGGCGGCATCGTGGCGGTCGGCAACCCCGAAGAGGTCGCGGCCAATCCCAAGAGTTACACCGGCCAATACCTCAAGAAAATCCTGGAGAAAGAGGCCCAGCGCCGCCAGCAAAAGAAAAAGCGAGCGGTCAGCTGA
- a CDS encoding FAD-dependent thymidylate synthase: protein MTLLPKVTLEAVIRDPYDLAVATARTCYSAKGVIKVADVSRDERARALRDKIAQTTREAGHLTTRQHAHFVFSLENVSRQFLWSFLHSHPFYNSEQVSQRYVKVAKGHYTVPPMDEEQRRIYEEVIAGQMQDYEALIVQLLPQVKKEYFRIFPVRQKYLDRYEPVLKKKAYEVARYVLPVATHAYLYHTISALTLLRYHRLMDCYDTPWEQRQVVEQMMALVLELDPEFGRELVDPLKPEQTPEYRWFQERRQPPAGADYLREFDAALEGRYAVLADYKAHAPQTLAQSVRSVLGLTRAQMTDAEAIDAVLNPAKNPLLADTLNPNTMSKLSRTLFHVHYTFRKKISHSADSQDQRHRMTPASRPLLEAHYTGRPDYIVPLMIRQDEAAFDLYRASMERTFAGINRLLDLGLRKEFALYLLPNAFPIRFEESGDLLNLHHKWHTRACYTAQEEIFYATLDELKAVKAVHPQLVEHILAPCYVRKHAGLKPICPEGERFCGVKVWEKELEDYARLL from the coding sequence CTGACCCTACTGCCTAAAGTGACGCTCGAAGCGGTGATCCGCGATCCTTACGATCTGGCGGTGGCGACCGCTCGCACCTGCTATTCGGCCAAGGGCGTGATCAAGGTCGCCGACGTCAGCCGCGACGAGCGGGCCCGGGCCCTCCGCGACAAGATCGCCCAAACCACCCGCGAGGCCGGCCACTTGACGACCCGGCAGCACGCCCACTTCGTCTTTTCGCTGGAAAACGTCTCGCGCCAATTCCTCTGGTCCTTCCTCCACTCCCACCCCTTTTACAACAGCGAGCAGGTCTCGCAGCGCTACGTCAAGGTGGCCAAGGGCCACTACACGGTGCCGCCGATGGACGAGGAGCAACGCCGGATCTACGAGGAAGTCATCGCCGGCCAGATGCAGGACTACGAGGCCCTCATCGTCCAGCTCCTGCCTCAGGTGAAAAAAGAGTATTTCCGCATCTTCCCGGTGCGGCAGAAATACCTCGACCGCTACGAGCCGGTGCTGAAGAAGAAGGCCTACGAGGTCGCCCGCTACGTCCTGCCGGTGGCGACCCATGCCTATCTCTATCACACGATCAGCGCCCTCACCTTGCTGCGCTACCACCGCCTGATGGACTGCTACGACACGCCTTGGGAGCAACGCCAAGTCGTCGAGCAGATGATGGCCTTGGTGCTGGAGCTCGATCCCGAGTTCGGCCGCGAGCTGGTCGACCCGCTCAAGCCCGAGCAGACGCCGGAATACCGCTGGTTCCAGGAGCGGCGCCAGCCGCCGGCCGGAGCCGACTATCTTCGGGAATTCGATGCCGCCCTCGAGGGCCGCTACGCGGTCCTGGCCGATTACAAGGCCCACGCTCCCCAGACCCTGGCCCAAAGCGTGCGCTCGGTCCTGGGGCTGACCCGGGCCCAGATGACCGACGCCGAAGCGATCGACGCGGTGCTCAACCCGGCCAAGAATCCGCTCTTGGCGGACACCCTCAATCCCAACACGATGTCGAAGCTCTCGCGGACCCTCTTCCACGTTCACTACACCTTCCGGAAGAAGATCAGTCACAGCGCCGACTCCCAAGACCAGCGCCACCGAATGACACCGGCCTCGCGGCCGCTGCTCGAAGCCCATTACACCGGCCGGCCCGATTACATCGTGCCGCTGATGATCCGGCAGGACGAAGCCGCCTTCGACCTTTACCGGGCCTCGATGGAGCGGACCTTCGCCGGGATCAACCGCCTGCTCGACCTGGGGCTCCGCAAGGAATTCGCCCTTTACCTGCTGCCCAACGCCTTCCCGATCCGCTTCGAGGAATCGGGCGACCTGCTCAACCTCCACCACAAGTGGCACACCCGGGCCTGCTACACCGCCCAAGAGGAGATCTTCTACGCCACCTTGGACGAGCTCAAGGCGGTCAAAGCGGTCCATCCTCAGCTGGTCGAGCACATCTTGGCGCCCTGCTATGTCCGCAAGCACGCCGGCTTGAAGCCGATCTGCCCCGAAGGCGAGCGCTTTTGCGGCGTCAAGGTCTGGGAAAAAGAGCTCGAAGACTACGCCCGCCTCCTCTAG
- a CDS encoding pyridoxal phosphate-dependent aminotransferase — protein sequence MERVYRDYFQTQDYRPHPKGLPEARQAIADYYASAGAALDPENIILTSGTSESFLYLFHLLGPQGGNFLTPAPAYPLFDSIAELAKVELRHYPLREDRDWGIDLAALEARCDRETRGVFLISPHNPTGAVAGAEEIRALTELCNRKNLALICDEVFAEFYFGAGAFPRPLASTRPHLLFTLNGLSKMFALPGLKLSWIGVSGETEKVAEAVDRLETQADTFLSCHTPIQKALPALFQEGAAFLADYRREVRRRRDLALQILGGSEKIRVVPPAGGFYLTAEILPPFPLEEEEFVLRLMDEEGVFVHPGYFYDYERGVHFTISFLTEPGILSRGLEKTLQLIHRLTVSS from the coding sequence CTGGAGCGGGTTTACCGCGACTACTTTCAAACTCAAGATTACCGGCCCCATCCCAAGGGCCTGCCCGAAGCCCGCCAAGCCATCGCCGATTATTATGCCAGCGCCGGGGCGGCCCTCGATCCGGAAAACATCATCCTGACCTCGGGGACCAGCGAGTCCTTCCTTTACTTATTTCATCTCCTCGGTCCCCAGGGCGGGAACTTCCTCACTCCGGCCCCGGCCTATCCGCTTTTCGATTCGATCGCCGAGCTGGCCAAGGTCGAGTTGAGGCATTATCCGCTACGCGAAGATCGGGACTGGGGCATCGACCTCGCGGCCTTGGAGGCTCGCTGTGACCGCGAAACCCGCGGCGTCTTCCTCATCTCGCCCCACAACCCGACCGGGGCCGTGGCCGGCGCCGAGGAAATTCGAGCCTTGACCGAGCTCTGCAACCGGAAAAACCTGGCCCTGATCTGCGATGAGGTCTTCGCCGAATTTTATTTCGGCGCGGGGGCCTTTCCTCGACCCCTGGCTTCGACCCGACCGCACTTGCTCTTCACTTTGAACGGCCTCTCCAAGATGTTCGCCCTGCCCGGGCTCAAGCTGAGCTGGATCGGGGTCAGCGGCGAGACCGAAAAAGTCGCCGAAGCGGTCGACCGTCTTGAAACCCAGGCCGACACCTTCCTCTCCTGCCACACGCCGATTCAAAAGGCCTTACCGGCCCTGTTTCAGGAGGGGGCGGCCTTCCTGGCCGACTATCGCCGCGAGGTCCGCCGCCGCCGCGATCTGGCTCTCCAAATCCTGGGCGGCTCCGAAAAAATCCGGGTGGTTCCCCCGGCCGGCGGCTTTTACCTCACCGCCGAAATCCTCCCGCCCTTTCCATTGGAGGAAGAGGAATTCGTCCTCCGCCTGATGGACGAGGAAGGAGTCTTTGTACACCCCGGATATTTTTACGATTATGAGCGGGGAGTTCACTTCACGATCTCTTTCCTCACCGAACCCGGGATCCTGAGCCGGGGCTTGGAAAAGACGCTCCAACTTATCCACAGGTTGACGGTGTCATCCTGA
- a CDS encoding RNA-binding protein, whose protein sequence is MSKKLYVGSLPYSVDDAQLNELAAAYGSVLSSKVIKDKFSGQSKGFGFVEMENDDEADAAINGLNGKDVGGRTLKVNEARPMAPRPGGGFGGGGGGGGGGRRFGGGGGGGGRGDRDRRGGGGGGSRW, encoded by the coding sequence ATGAGCAAGAAACTCTATGTGGGCAGTCTCCCCTACTCGGTCGACGATGCCCAACTCAACGAATTGGCGGCCGCCTATGGCTCTGTCCTTTCAAGCAAGGTGATCAAGGACAAGTTTTCCGGCCAATCCAAAGGATTTGGTTTCGTTGAGATGGAAAACGACGATGAAGCCGATGCGGCCATCAATGGCCTGAACGGCAAGGACGTCGGCGGACGTACTTTAAAAGTCAATGAGGCTCGTCCCATGGCGCCCCGTCCCGGTGGCGGCTTTGGCGGCGGTGGTGGCGGTGGCGGCGGTGGTCGTCGTTTCGGCGGTGGTGGCGGCGGCGGTGGTCGCGGCGATCGCGACCGTCGTGGCGGTGGTGGCGGCGGAAGCCGCTGGTAA